The sequence below is a genomic window from Streptosporangium lutulentum.
ACACCATCGCCCTCATCCTCATCGCCGTCAGCGCTCTCATCCTCGTGATGACCCTCGCCGACCGCGCGCTGAGAAACCCCGCCGCGGCCCGCTCCGGACGGGCTGAACGGCGTCGGCGGGGCCGAACCGGATGACCCCGCCGGCGCTCGCCGTCGTGGACGGCCTCAGGTGGCCGACGACGGCCTCCTGCCGTTCTGCAGCGCGTTGGGCGCCGCCTTCCCGACCAGGCCGGGAATCACCTGGCCGAGCTCGGCGGGATCCCAGCGAGATCCCTTGTCGACCTCCGGCCCCGCCTGCCAGCCCTCGGCCACGCTGATCACGCCGCCTCTGACGTTGAAGACCCTGCCGGTGATCTCCCTGGCCTCCTCGCTGGCCAGCCAGACGGCCAGCGGGGCCACGTTGTCGGCCTGAAAGGCGTTGAAGTCGGTGGCGACGGGCCTGGGCCTTCCGGACATGAGGTTCTCGGTCATCCGGGTGAGGGCGGTGGGGGCGAGCGCGTTGACGGTCACGCCGTACCTGGCCAGCTCCTGGGAGGCGATGACGGTGAGCGAGGCGATGCCCGCCTTGGCCGCGCCGTAGTTGCCCTGGCCGGGATTGCCGTAGATGCCCGAGGAGGAGGTGGTGTTGATGATGCGCGCGTCGACGTCCGCCCCGCTCTTGAACCGTTCGCGCCAGTAGGCGGCGGCGTGCCGCATCGGGGCGAAGGTGCCGCGCAGGTGGACCCGGATCACCGCGTCCCACTCGTCGATCGTCATGTTCACCAGCATCCGGTCGCGCAGGATGCCGGCGTTGTTGACCAGGACGTCCAGCTCGCCGTAGTGGTCGATCGCCGCCTGGACGAGCCGTCCGGCGCCGTCGAAGTCGGAGACGTCCTCGCCGTTGGCGATGGCCTCTCCGCCCATCGCCCGGATCTCGTCGACGACCTCTCCCGCCGGTCCCTCCGACGAGCCGGTGCCGTCCACCTTCGCGCCGAGGTCGTTGACGACGACCCTGGCGCCCTGGCGTGCGAACTCCAGGGCGTGACCGCGCCCGATGCCCCGGGCCGCCCCGGTGACGATGACCACCCGCCCCGACACGATGCCGCTCATGCAACCTCCCAATTTTAGAATAAAGTTCTAAACAGGAGCGTGTCGAAGATCTAGGCCGATGTCAACGCCCCTCCGGAGACACCGGCCGGGCGATGGACACGACCGGTCCTCATGGCCCGACGCGCCCGCCCAGAGGGATAACAGTGATCAGGCGCCGCCGCCGAGGACGGCGGCGGCCCCACACATACGCGGGTACGCCCTCCATCGCCGTCAGCAACTCCAGTAGCGCGGGCCGCACCCACTGGCGCTGCGGCGCGGGCCGCCGCCTGTGCTGCTTCGGCTTGGCGAGGTGTAGCAGGTGGGCGTGCTCCGCGTCGGAGAGCTCGAGCGCACCGGAGATCGCGTCCAGCGCCTCGACCGAGACGTTGCGGCCGTTGCCCTGCTCAAGGCGCGTGTAATACGCCATGGAGACCCCGGCGAGCCGTGCCAGCTCCTCCAGCCTCAGACCCGGCACCCGGCGCCGCCGGCCGTACTCGGCGAGCCCCACGTCGGCCGGCTTCAGCCGGGCCCTGCGGGTGCGCAGGAACTCGCTCAGCTCCGTGCGCGGGTCGAGGTGCCGCTCATGGCCGGGGCCCGACACGGCTGCCTGGCCGGTGCGGAGGTCGGGGTGGATGGCCATGCCCCCAATATGCGCCGGGTGGGCCCGGTCGGGGCCCGCCAGCCTGTCCCTGCCGGTGGTAGTCCGCCGGGCGTAGGCAGAGGGGGTGTCTGGGTAACGCCGCACGACCGGAGCAACCTGAATGCCACCCGGGGAAAACGCCCGGGGCCATCCGACCGAGATGCCCTTGCACGACGTTGCGCGCGCCTACCAGGCCATGGACACCCGTCAAGCAGTCAAAGTCGCCGTCCGTCCGTAAGTCCCACGGCAGGGGACGACGACAGGCCGATTTGCGTCAGATCAACTTGACGTCAGATCAACTTGACGCGATGCTGGGATCATGTCCACTCCAGACGACCTCGAGGGCCGGTTCACGCTGCTGACCGCCGTCGCCCGCTACGACCGACTGCGCACCCGCGATGCTCTGGCCTCAGCGTTCGATGATGACGACGACCCCCGGTTCACACCCACCGATCCCGGCACGGCGCCCCTGGCGCGCGACGAGGCGCTGGAACTCCTCGCGCTGGGCGAGGTGATCGCACGGAAGGCGGGCTACGGACGTCAGCTCTCCGTGCGATCCGCCCGGAGAGCCGGCGCTTCGTGGTCGCAGATCGGTGCGGCCCTGGGGACCAGCAAGCAAGCCGCGTGGGAGACGCACGGCCGGTGGATCGACGACCAGGCCGAGCAGCACCGGCGCAGTGGCTACGAGGGCTTGGACGAGAACGATGTGGCGACCGCACGCGCGGTCGCCGGCGAGCCCGAAAGCGAGGAGGCGGAATGAGTGAGCGTGGGGAGACCATCATCCGCCCTTTCACCCTCGACATCCCGCAGGCGGACCTGGACGACTTGGCCGGCCGCCTGGCCGCGACCAGGTGGCCGGACGAGACAGCCGGCGCCGGCTGGTCCCGCGGAGTGCCGCTGGCCTACCTCAAAGAGCTGGCCGAGTACTGGCGCACCGTCTACGACTGGCGGGAACACGAGGCGGACCTCAACCGGATCCCCCAGTTCACGACCACGATCGACAACACCAACGTCCACTTCCTGCACATCCGCTCCGCCGAACCCGATGCGCTGCCGCTGCTGGTCACCCACGGATGGCCCGGATCCATCATCGAGTTCCTCGACGTCATCGGGCCGCTGACCGACCCCCGCGCTCACGGTGGTGACCCCGCCGACGCCTTCCACCTGGTGATCCCCTCCATCCCCGGTTACGGACTGTCCGGGCCGACCCGCGAAGACGGCTGGGATGTGCGCCGCGTCGCCGGGGCCTGGGCCGAGCTGATGCGACGCCTGGGCTACCACCGCTACGGCGCGCAAGGCGGCGACTGGGGACACGCGATCACCCGGGAACTCGGCGTCATCGATGCCGGCCACGTCATAGGAATCCATCTCAACACCCTGTTGACGCTGCCTCCCAGCGACCCGGCCGAGGCGGCCGAGCTCACCGAGGACGACAAAGCGCGGCTTGAACGGATGATCAGCGCGGAACCCGAGATGTCGGGCTACGCGAAGATCCAGGGCACCCGGCCGCAAACACTGGCCTACGCGCTCACCGACTCCCCGGTCGGACAGCTTGCCTGGATCGTCGAGAAGTTCAAAGAGTGGACCGACTCCACCGACATGCCCGAGGACGCGGTCTCCCGTGACCGGCTCCTGACCAACGTGATGCTCTACTGGCTCACCGCCACCGCGGGCTCATCGGCCCGCCACTACTGGGAAGCCTTCCATCCCTCCCACCCTCCGCGCACCGAGCCGCCGGCGACGCCCACCGGAGTGGCGGTCTTCGCCGCGGACCTGGCCCGCCCCGTCCGGCGGCTCGCCGAACGAGACAACACCATCGTCCATTGGTCCGAATTCGACCGAGGCGGCCACTTCGCCGCCATGGAAGAACCGGACCTGTTCACTCACGACGTCCGCGCGTTCTTCCGCCGACTCCGCTGACGGGCCTCCGGAGGGCCGGACGGGCGCGTTCGGCGGATCCGAGCGGGTCACCGGCACGATCACATGCTCGGGGCGACCCGCTCGACACCGGCCTCCTAGGGATTGACCACGACCATCTCTATGCCGAGCAGGTCGGCCACGGCGCGCAGTTCGGCGGCGCGGTGACCGGTGCCCAGGGCCCAGTGGTGGGAGATGCCGGTCGCGCTCCAGGCGTCGGTCCACTCGCCGGGGTCGCACCCGAAGTCCACCCGCGAGGTGGTGTTGCCGATCCGCAGGAGCGGGCCGTCCACCGTGGTCCCCTCGGAGACGACGAAGGCGAACTTCCCGTCCCGCTTCTGCAGCAGGCCGAGGGCGGTCACCGGGCCGTGCGTGACGTCGAACTCGACCGACACGCCCCAGCCGCGCTTGCCGTGGTAGACGCCCAGCCCGCGCAGCAGCGGCCGCTGCGAGCTGATCGCGAGATGGGCCGGCCCGTCGTGGCCCATCTCGACGTGCCCCCGCAGGAAGTCCAGCGCCTGGAACTCGGTGAAGGAGCCTCCGGCGCCGAGCCGGTCCATGACGAGCATGGCCAGGGAGGTGCGCAGCTCGTACTCGCCCGCCGCGGGGATCCCCCTGGCGGTCAGCAGGGACGCACCGAGGATCATGCCGGCGCCGAGACGCTCGTGGATCTCGCCGTCCAGGCCCCGGTGGTAGTAGGCCAGGCTGTCGAGGGCGAAGTCGTCGACGAGCCGGTCCAGGCCGACCGAGACGCGGGCGGCCCAGGAGAAGTCGTCGTCGTTGACCGTGTCGGCCAGCTCGAAGACCTCTCTGGCGAGGTCGGTGCGTTCCTTGACCTCGGCGTCGGTCACCTTCTCCACCCGTACGCGGAGGTCGTCGAACTCCAGCACCTCGACGTGCCCGCCGAGGTTGACCGGGATCAGGGTCAGGTCGGTGGCCACGTCCAGCATGCCGGGGTAGAGGTGGCCCATCAGGCCGTGCCGTCCCCGCTGGAGGGCGGCACGCACCCCGGCGGCCTTGACCCAGCGTCCGATCTTGGCCCAGGCCCGCTCGTCCTCCAGGTACCCCGACACCGATCGGAAGGGGATGCCGGCCCTGATGAAGGTGTTGGCCATCTCCGGCAGCGGGCAGGCGCCGCAGTAGGCCAGCCACTGGCCGGTGTCGAAGGTCTCGTGGTCCATCGACTCGCTCGGCTGCAGGTTGATCAGCAGTACCGGCGCGCCGCTGCGCTGCGCGACGGGGAGCAGCATGGTCGCGGTCATGTAGGTCGTCAGGAAGCCGACGATGATGTCGCAACCGGCCGCGCGGAGCTTCTCCGCCGCCACGGCGCCCTCCTGGGCGTCGGAGATGAAACCGACGTCGATG
It includes:
- a CDS encoding L-fucose/L-arabinose isomerase family protein, whose product is MTIALNRIDAPRPKVGLVAGGLGAYWPQFPDLLPQLQRSSERVSERMRELGCDVIDVGFISDAQEGAVAAEKLRAAGCDIIVGFLTTYMTATMLLPVAQRSGAPVLLINLQPSESMDHETFDTGQWLAYCGACPLPEMANTFIRAGIPFRSVSGYLEDERAWAKIGRWVKAAGVRAALQRGRHGLMGHLYPGMLDVATDLTLIPVNLGGHVEVLEFDDLRVRVEKVTDAEVKERTDLAREVFELADTVNDDDFSWAARVSVGLDRLVDDFALDSLAYYHRGLDGEIHERLGAGMILGASLLTARGIPAAGEYELRTSLAMLVMDRLGAGGSFTEFQALDFLRGHVEMGHDGPAHLAISSQRPLLRGLGVYHGKRGWGVSVEFDVTHGPVTALGLLQKRDGKFAFVVSEGTTVDGPLLRIGNTTSRVDFGCDPGEWTDAWSATGISHHWALGTGHRAAELRAVADLLGIEMVVVNP
- a CDS encoding helix-turn-helix domain-containing protein produces the protein MAIHPDLRTGQAAVSGPGHERHLDPRTELSEFLRTRRARLKPADVGLAEYGRRRRVPGLRLEELARLAGVSMAYYTRLEQGNGRNVSVEALDAISGALELSDAEHAHLLHLAKPKQHRRRPAPQRQWVRPALLELLTAMEGVPAYVWGRRRPRRRRLITVIPLGGRVGP
- a CDS encoding SDR family oxidoreductase, which produces MSGIVSGRVVIVTGAARGIGRGHALEFARQGARVVVNDLGAKVDGTGSSEGPAGEVVDEIRAMGGEAIANGEDVSDFDGAGRLVQAAIDHYGELDVLVNNAGILRDRMLVNMTIDEWDAVIRVHLRGTFAPMRHAAAYWRERFKSGADVDARIINTTSSSGIYGNPGQGNYGAAKAGIASLTVIASQELARYGVTVNALAPTALTRMTENLMSGRPRPVATDFNAFQADNVAPLAVWLASEEAREITGRVFNVRGGVISVAEGWQAGPEVDKGSRWDPAELGQVIPGLVGKAAPNALQNGRRPSSAT
- a CDS encoding epoxide hydrolase family protein encodes the protein MSERGETIIRPFTLDIPQADLDDLAGRLAATRWPDETAGAGWSRGVPLAYLKELAEYWRTVYDWREHEADLNRIPQFTTTIDNTNVHFLHIRSAEPDALPLLVTHGWPGSIIEFLDVIGPLTDPRAHGGDPADAFHLVIPSIPGYGLSGPTREDGWDVRRVAGAWAELMRRLGYHRYGAQGGDWGHAITRELGVIDAGHVIGIHLNTLLTLPPSDPAEAAELTEDDKARLERMISAEPEMSGYAKIQGTRPQTLAYALTDSPVGQLAWIVEKFKEWTDSTDMPEDAVSRDRLLTNVMLYWLTATAGSSARHYWEAFHPSHPPRTEPPATPTGVAVFAADLARPVRRLAERDNTIVHWSEFDRGGHFAAMEEPDLFTHDVRAFFRRLR